The following is a genomic window from Pseudomonadota bacterium.
GCTGCTCTTGTTTTCACTTCACGATGACGAGCGAATGGCGATCCCCTTGTCGATGGTAGCTCGCCTGGAGGAGTTTCCGCGCTCCGCCATAGAGCAGGCGGGTGCGCGGGAGGTCGTGCAGTATCGTGATCAGATACTGCGGCTGTTCGATGTGGCCACGATGCTCCCGGAGCGGCGCAAGAGCGCGCGGACCGCACGACCGGAAGCCGAGCAGGTAAGGGAGACGGTCCAGGTCGTGGTCTGCAGGATCCAGGAACGGGACGTTGGGCTCATGATTGGACGGATCCTCGACACCGTGGAAGAGAAGCTGACGGTCAAGGATTCCGCCAGCCGCGAAGGGGTCCTGTTCAATGCGATCATCAAGGAGCGCGTGACCGAGATGCTGGATGTTCCGGCCATGATAAGAGGCGCAGACCCCAGCTTTTTCAACCAGATGCCGGTGGGATCCAGTTAGGTTCAGGGTTGGTTCAGATGGCGCAGGAGCAGCAGTTTTGTACGTTTTTCCTCGATGGATTGTTTTTTGGAGTCGAGGTCGAGCGTGTTCAGGAAGTCATACGCTTCCACGACATCACCACGGTTCCCCTGGCGCCGCCCGTCATTCGGGGCTTGATCAATCTACGCGGGGAGGTGATCGCAGCGATTGACTTGTGCGACAGATTGGAGCTGAAGGGGCACGCGAGCATGCCGGTGAACGTGGTGGTACGAACCGGGGACGGCCCTGTCAGTCTCCTGGTCGATGATGTGGGTGACGTGCTGGATGTGAAACAAGAGGACTTCGAGGCGCCACCCGAAACGCTTCGAGGACAGGCAAGGCATCTCATACGCGGGGCATACAAGCTGAAGGAGCGCCTGTTGATGGTGCTGGACATCGGCAGGACCGTTGACGTCAACGCCTCAGTGGCGTGAGCGAGAGGGTGTCATGGACGAAAGCGAAAACAATCAGGAAGGCCACCAGGAAAACTACCAGGATGGCCGCCAGGAAAACCGCCAGGAAAACCAGGAGGCGCGGGCCAGGAAGCGAGCAGGCAAGGCCAGAACCGGGGCGGCGAGGGGGCAACGTTCGGGTG
Proteins encoded in this region:
- a CDS encoding chemotaxis protein CheW, with translation MAQEQQFCTFFLDGLFFGVEVERVQEVIRFHDITTVPLAPPVIRGLINLRGEVIAAIDLCDRLELKGHASMPVNVVVRTGDGPVSLLVDDVGDVLDVKQEDFEAPPETLRGQARHLIRGAYKLKERLLMVLDIGRTVDVNASVA